The following are from one region of the Staphylococcus schleiferi genome:
- a CDS encoding YiiX/YebB-like N1pC/P60 family cysteine hydrolase, translating to MKKVIILFLTLIFTTSFVLLYFSESTYANEIEGDNYQSLQQDGILDNTVSEDQWNQFLQESESGKQSLENDSEIVSYSSGFRLKAGDVLISNATSSKGLTGHAAIAISSNQVLHIHSAGHHPAVHSFSWFKKRYSGKGQWLKIYRSKNSKAGPKAAAWAKKNYVGKKYNYGINTKLSSKNPTYCSKIVYQAYKYGASKKSIYDPGSHIIAPYALPNISSKSYKLRKVKTF from the coding sequence ATGAAAAAAGTAATTATTCTTTTTTTAACTTTAATATTTACAACTTCTTTTGTTTTATTGTATTTTTCTGAGTCTACATATGCCAATGAGATTGAAGGTGATAATTATCAAAGTTTACAACAAGATGGTATTTTAGATAATACTGTTAGTGAAGATCAATGGAATCAATTTTTACAAGAAAGCGAATCAGGTAAACAATCTTTAGAGAATGATTCAGAGATAGTTTCTTATTCATCAGGCTTTCGTTTAAAAGCGGGAGATGTATTAATTTCTAATGCAACAAGTTCTAAAGGATTGACTGGACATGCAGCTATTGCTATAAGTAGTAATCAAGTTTTGCATATACATAGTGCGGGACATCATCCAGCTGTACATAGTTTTTCTTGGTTTAAAAAAAGATATTCTGGTAAAGGACAATGGTTGAAAATTTATCGTTCTAAAAATTCTAAGGCTGGACCGAAAGCAGCTGCTTGGGCTAAGAAGAATTATGTTGGAAAAAAATATAATTATGGAATCAATACAAAACTATCTTCTAAAAATCCAACTTATTGTTCTAAAATTGTTTATCAAGCTTATAAATATGGGGCTAGTAAAAAATCAATATATGATCCAGGTTCACATATTATAGCGCCGTATGCATTGCCAAATATTTCTTCAAAAAGTTATAAATTAAGAAAGGTCAAGACGTTTTAA
- the mhqD gene encoding methylhydroquinone degradation carboxylesterase MhqD gives MEHIFKQGDLSKPTFVLLHGTGGDEHDLLPIAELLDPTYNALGVRGNISENGMNRFFKRHGEGQYDVEDLKFRTTELHEFLQDAAQRYQFDLNEVILVGFSNGSNIAISLMLNEAMPYKKGLLFAPLYPLEVPKDIDLSGKSVYLSMGKNDPIVPISESEHVRSIFKDRGAEVTEFWVNSHELTRETVEAAKATL, from the coding sequence ATGGAACATATTTTTAAACAAGGTGATTTATCAAAACCAACTTTTGTCCTACTGCATGGGACAGGTGGCGATGAACATGATTTACTCCCAATTGCCGAATTACTTGATCCAACATACAATGCTTTGGGCGTACGTGGTAACATTTCAGAAAATGGGATGAACCGTTTCTTCAAACGTCACGGTGAAGGTCAATATGACGTAGAAGACTTAAAATTTAGAACGACAGAATTACACGAGTTCTTACAAGATGCTGCTCAGCGTTATCAATTTGATCTCAATGAAGTGATTCTCGTTGGTTTTTCTAACGGTTCTAACATTGCGATTAGTTTAATGTTGAATGAAGCGATGCCATATAAAAAAGGCCTATTATTTGCACCACTTTATCCTTTAGAAGTACCAAAAGATATCGATTTAAGTGGTAAGTCAGTCTACCTTTCAATGGGTAAAAATGACCCTATCGTCCCTATCTCAGAAAGTGAACACGTTCGCTCAATCTTTAAAGATCGTGGTGCAGAGGTAACTGAATTTTGGGTGAACAGTCATGAATTAACACGCGAAACAGTTGAAGCAGCAAAAGCAACACTCTAA
- a CDS encoding flavin reductase family protein translates to MYTFRASELSKKQMYKFLIGSVVPRPIALVTSQSEEGLVNVAPFSFFNIVSSEPAILSISVSRKEGVMKDTARNIINSQEAVVHVVTENNVSDANQTAAPLPANESELDITQFTTTHSEYVSVPSLNESAIRFEVKLYQHIEIQSETETANDLLLLEIQKVSIDEQLFDVDKGYVDVENLKPVSRLAGDDYARLGETFTIKRPR, encoded by the coding sequence ATGTACACGTTTCGCGCTTCTGAACTATCCAAAAAGCAAATGTATAAATTTTTAATAGGCTCTGTCGTACCACGCCCTATCGCATTGGTCACAAGTCAGTCTGAGGAAGGGCTTGTTAATGTTGCGCCTTTTAGTTTCTTTAATATTGTATCTTCGGAACCTGCGATCCTCTCAATTTCTGTATCACGCAAAGAAGGAGTCATGAAAGATACAGCGAGAAACATTATAAATTCACAAGAAGCAGTCGTTCATGTGGTAACTGAAAATAATGTTTCAGATGCGAATCAAACCGCTGCGCCATTACCCGCTAATGAAAGCGAGTTAGATATCACACAATTTACAACGACTCATTCTGAATACGTTTCAGTTCCGAGTTTAAATGAAAGTGCCATACGTTTTGAAGTAAAACTTTATCAGCATATTGAAATTCAGTCAGAAACTGAAACCGCAAATGACTTATTACTGTTAGAAATTCAAAAAGTATCAATAGATGAACAACTATTCGACGTTGATAAGGGCTATGTTGACGTTGAGAACCTTAAACCTGTAAGTCGACTTGCTGGCGATGATTATGCACGACTAGGAGAGACTTTTACAATTAAAAGACCCCGATAA